Genomic window (Pseudomonas hydrolytica):
GCACTTCTCGCAGATCACGCCGCGGTGCTTGAGGCGCTTGTACTTGCCGCACAGGCACTCGTAGTCCTTGACCGGGCCAAAGATCTTGGCGCAGAACAGGCCGTCGCGCTCAGGCTTGAAGGTACGGTAGTTGATGGTTTCCGGCTTTTTAACTTCACCGAACGACCACGAACGGATCATCTCAGGCGAGGCCAACCCGATGCGGATGGCGTCGAACTCTTCGATCTGACCCTGGTTTTTCAGCAAATTCAGTAGGTCTTTCAAGGCCTTTCCTCCTGGCGGAGCGGGCAGCGAGCTGGACTAGCCCCGCTGCCGATTCACGTCGTGTTATTCGGTTTCCAGATCGATGTCGATGCCGAGCGAACGGATCTCTTTGATCAGTACGTTGAAGGACTCGGGCATGCCCGGCTCCATACGGTGATCGCCATCCACGATGTTCTTGTACATCTTGGTACGGCCGTTCACGTCGTCCGACTTCACGGTCAGCATTTCCTGCAGGGTGTAGGCGGCGCCGTAGGCTTCCAGCGCCCAGACCTCCATCTCCCCGAAGCGCTGACCACCGAACTGCGCCTTACCACCCAGCGGCTGCTGAGTAACCAGGCTGTAGGAACCAGTGGAACGCGCGTGCATCTTGTCGTCCACCAGGTGGTTCAGTTTCAGCATGTACATGTAGCCGACGGTGGTCGGGCGCTCGAACTGGTTACCGGTACGACCGTCGAACAGGCGCATCTGGCCGCTTTCCGGCAGATCGGCCAGCTTCAGCATGGCCTTGATCTCGGTTTCCTTGGCGCCGTCGAACACGGCAGTCGCCATCGGTACACCGCCTTTGAGGTTCTTCGCCAGCTCGAGGATCTCGGTATCGGAGAACTCGTCGAGGTTTTCCTGACGACCACCGATCTCGTTGTAGATCTCGGCGAGGAACTTGCGCAGTTCGGCAACCTTGCGCTGCTCTTCGAGCATGCGGTTGATCTTCTCGCCCAGGCCCTTGGCCGCGAGGCCCAGGTGGGTTTCGAGGATCTGACCGACGTTCATACGCGACGGTACGCCCAGCGGGTTCAGGACGATGTCCACCGGCGTGCCGTTGGCGTCGTGCGGCATGTCTTCGACCGGCATGATCACCGAGACCACACCCTTGTTACCGTGACGACCGGCCATCTTGTCACCCGGCTGGATGCGACGGCGGATGGCCAGGTAGACCTTGACGATCTTCAGCACGCCCGGCGCCAGGTCATCGCCCTGCTGCAGCTTGCGCTTCTTGTCTTCGAACTTGTCGTCGAGCATCTGACGGCGGTCGGAGATGTAGGCCTGGGCCTTCTCCAGCTGCTCGTTCAGGGCGTCGTCGGCCATGCGCAGTTTGAACCACTGGCCACGCTCGAGACCGTCGAGGAACTCGTCGGTGATCGCGGTGCCTTTCTTCAGACCCGCGCCGCCTTCGGCGATCGCGCCAACCAGAGCCGAACGCAGACGCTCGAAGGTCGCGCCTTCGACGATGCGGAACTCTTCGTTGAGGTCCTTGCGGATCTCGTCCAGCTGCTGCTTCTCGATGGCCAGGGCGCGGCTGTCGCGCTCGACGCCATCACGGGTGAAGACCTGCACGTCGATGACGGTGCCCTTGGTGCCGGTCGGCACGCGCAGGGAGGTGTCCTTCACGTCGGACGCCTTCTCACCGAAGATCGCACGCAGCAGTTTTTCTTCCGGAGTCAGCTGGGTCTCGCCTTTCGGGGTGACCTTACCGACCAGGATGTCGCCCGGACCAACTTCGGCGCCGACGTAGACGATACCGGCTTCGTCCAGCTTGTTCAGAGCCGCTTCACCCACGTTCGGGATGTCAGAGGAGATTTCCTCTGGGCCGAGCTTGGTGTCACGCGCCACACAGGTCAGTTCCTGGATGTGGATGGTGGTGAAGCGGTCTTCCTGAACCACGCGCTCGGACAGGCAGATGGAGTCTTCGAAGTTGAAGCCGTTCCACGGCATGAACGCAACGCGCATGTTCTGACCCAGCGCAAGTTCACCCATGTCGGTGGACGGGCCGTCAGCCATGATGTCGCCACGCGCTACCTGATCACCCTTGCTCACCAGCGGACGCTGGTTGATGCAGGTGTTCTGGTTGGAGCGGGTGTATTTGGTCAGGTTGTAGATGTCGACACCGGCTTCGCCAGTCTCGACTTCGTCGTCGTTGACGCGAACCACGATACGGCTGGCATCGACCGAGTCGATCACGCCGCCACGACGGGCCACGACGCAGACGCCGGAGTCACGGGCGACGTTGCGCTCCATGCCGGTACCTACCAGCGGCTTGTCGGCGCGCAGGGTCGGAACAGCCTGACGCTGCATGTTCGAACCCATGAGTGCACGGTTGGCGTCGTCGTGCTCGAGGAACGGAATCAGCGAGGCGGCAACCGAGACTACCTGCTTCGGCGATACGTCCATCAGGGTGACGTCTTCCGGCGCCTTGACGGTGAATTCGTTCAGGTGACGTACGGCTACCAGCTCGTCGACCAGCTCACCCTTGTCGTTCAGGGTGGCGGACGCCTGGGCGATCACGTGATCGGCTTCTTCGATGGCGGACAGGAACACGATCTCGTCGGTGACCTTGCCTTCCTTGACCACGCGGTACGGGCTCTCCAGGAAGCCGTACTGGTTGGTGCGGGCGTAGGCAGCCAGCGAGTTGATCAGACCGATGTTCGGACCTTCAGGGGTTTCGATCGGGCACACACGGCCGTAGTGGGTCGGGTGTACGTCGCGGACTTCGAAGCCGGCGCGCTCACGGGTCAGACCGCCCGGACCGAGTGCGGAGACGCGGCGCTTGTGGGTGATCTCGGAGAGCGGGTTGTTCTGGTCCATGAACTGCGAGAGCTGGCTGGAACCGAAGAACTCCTTCACCGCCGCCGCAACCGGCTTGGCGTTGATCAGGTCCTGCGGCATCAGGCCTTCGCTTTCGGCCATGGACAGACGTTCCTTGACCGCGCGCTCGACGCGCACCAGACCAACGCGGAACTGGTTCTCGGCCATCTCGCCGACGCAACGCACGCGACGGTTACCCAGGTGGTCGATGTCGTCGACGATGCCCTTGCCGTTACGGATGTCGACCAGGGTCTTGAGTACGGCAACGATGTCTTCCTTGCTCAGCACGCCCGAACCTTCGATCTCGGTGCGACCGATACGACGGTTGAACTTCATGCGGCCCACGGCGGACAGGTCGTAACGCTCGGCGCTGAAGAACAGGTTGTTGAACAGGGTCTCGGCAGCGTCCTTGGTTGGCGGCTCGCCGGGACGCATCATGCGGTAGATCTCGACCAGCGCTTCCAGCTGATTGGTGGTGCTGTCGATCTTCAGGGTATCGGAGATGAACGGACCGCAATCGATGTCGTTGGTGTACAGGGTCTCGAAGCGAACGACGTTGGCCTTGGCCATCTTGGCCAGCAGGTCGGCGGTCAGCTCGGTGTTGCACTCGGCGATGATCTCGCCGGTAGCCGGGTGCACGATGGCCTTGGCAGTGGTACGGCCAATGACGTAATCGAGCGGAACTTCCAGCTCCTTGATGCCAGCCTTGTCCAGCTGGTTGATGTGGCGAGCCGTGATACGACGGCCCTGCTCCACGATCACCTTGCCGCTGGCGTCCTTGATGTCCAGAACCGCGACTTCGCCACGCAGACGCTGAGGCACCAGCTCCAGGCTCAGGCTCTCGTTCTTAACGTGGAACACGTTGGTGTCGTAGAAGGCATCCAGCACCTCTTCGGTGCTGTAGCCGAGCGCGCGCAGCAGGACGGACGCCGGCAGTTTGCGGCGACGGTCGATACGCACGAATACCGCGTCCTTCGGATCGAACTCGAAGTCCAGCCAGGAACCGCGGTAGGGGATGATGCGAGCGGAGTACAGCAGCTTGCCCGAGCTGTGGGTCTTGCCACGGTCGTGGTCGAAGAACACGCCCGGCGAACGGTGCAGCTGGGAAACGATCACGCGCTCGGTACCGTTGATGACGAAGGTACCGTTCTCGGTCATGAGCGGAATTTCGCCCATGTACACTTCCTGCTCTTTGATGTCCTTGATCGCTTTGTTCGACGATTCTTTGTCGAAAATGATCAGACGTACTTTCACGCGCAGCGGCACGGCGAAGGTCACGCCACGCAGGACGCACTCCTTGACGTCGAACGCCGGCTCGCCCAGGCGATAGCCGACGTACTCCAGGGCGGCGTTGCCGGAGTAGCTGATGATCGGGAATACGGATTTGAAGGCCGCATGCAGGCCGATGTCACGGAACTGCTCCTTGCTCACCCCTTGCTGCAGGAATTCGCGATAGGAATCCAGCTGGATGGCCAGGAGGTAAGGCACATCCATGACATCCGGCAACTTGCTAAAGTCCTTGCGGATACGTTTTTTCTCAGTGTATGAGTAAGCCATCAGCGTTCCCCAGCTTGGTCACCTGCTTGTTTGGTCAGCGCCGGCGGCGATGACCAGAAAATCGTGCAAACCCTCGGTTTGCAACCGCCTCTCGGGCGGGATCTTTCCCGGCTCCAGGTCGGCTGACGAACAGCCAACCTAGAACGGAAAAAGGCCGGTGGCAAAAGCCACCAGCCGTCAGCCTTGTGCGAATCGCTCGGGCTGTAGACGCAAGGTGCGAACTTACTTGAGCTCGACCTTGGCGCCAGCTTCTTCCAGCTTCTTCTTGGCGTCTTCAGCAGCTTCTTTGGTCAGACCTTCAGCGATGACCTGAGGAGCGGTGTCGACCTTCTCCTTGGCTTCTTTCAGGCCCAGACCGGTCAGCTCGCGAACAGCCTTGATCACGTTCACTTTCTTGTCGCCGGCTTCAGCCAGGACAACGTTGAACTCGGTTTGCTCTTCAACAGCGGCAGCAGCGCCAGCAGCCGGGCCAGCGGCAACGGCAGCAGCAGCGGTAACGCCGAAGGTTTCTTCCATCGCCTTGATCAGCTCAACGATTTCCATAACGGATTTCTGGCCGATAGCTTCGATGATTTGCTCGTTAGTCAGAGACATGACTATCAATTCCTGTATTGGGGTGACGGCCTACGCGACCATCAAATTAAACGTTTGATTTCGAAAGGGCTCACGCCGCCTTAGGCAGCAGCAGCTTCTTTCTGGTCGCGAATGGCTGCCAGAGTGCGAGCGAGTTTGCTGGTGGCGCCTTGGATAACGCTCATCAGCTGGGCGATGCCCTCGTCGCGGGTCGGCAGGCTTGCCAGTACGTCGATCTGGTTTGCTGCGAGGTACTTGCCCTCGAACGCAGCTGCCTTGATCTCGAACTTGTCCTGACCCTTGGCGAACTCCTTGAACAGACGAGCAGCAGCGCCCGGGTGTTCGTTGGAGAAAGCGATCAGGGTCGGGCCTTTGAACACGTCGTTGAGCACGTCGAACTGAGTGCCTTCAACGGCGCGCTTGAGCAGGGTGTTACGCACGACTTTCACGTACACACCAGCTTCGCGGGCCTCTTTACGGAGTCCGGTCATTGCGCCGACAGTCACGCCACGGGCATCAGCCACGACAGCGGACAGACCGGCTTTGGCAGCCTCGTTGACTTCAGCGACGATGGCCTTCTTGTCTTCGAGTTTAATTGCCACGGGTTTACTCCTGGATTTTACCGTTTCGCCAAACCGAGGTTCGGCGGCGTTTTGGTGTCTGATTCGGTAACGAATCGGGAGCACCATCTGCGTAGGCCATCAGGCGAACCTGACATTTAAAACGTGAGTCACCTACGGTCTTGGATAGCCCCCGCCAGGCAGGGACCCCAATCTTTCAAAGCCGGCAGCACACGGCTGCCGGCCCAATCACTTACGCGTCGAGCGAAGCCTGATCGATGATCAGACCCGGACCCATGGTGGTGCTCAGGGTCACGCGCTTGACGTAGATACCTTTCGAGGTCGACGGCTTCAGACGCTTCAGGTCGGACAGCAGGGCTTCCACGTTCTGCTTCAGCGCGGCGGCTTCGAAGCCGACCTTGCCGACGGAGGTGTGGATGATGCCGTTCTTGTCGGTACGGAAACGCACCTGACCAGCCTTGGCGTTCTTCACGGCGGTAGCGACGTCCGGAGTCACGGTGCCGACTTTCGGGTTCGGCATCAGGCCGCGCGGACCCAGTACCTGGCCCAGCTGGCCAACGACGCGCATGGCGTCCGGGGAAGCGATGACCACGTCGTAGTTCAGATCGCCGGCCTTCATTTCGGCAGCCAGATCGTCCATACCAACCTTGTCGGCACCGGCAGCCAGGGCAGCTTCAGCGCCCGGACCCTGGGTGAACACGGCAACGCGTACGGTCTTGCCAGTGCCGTTCGGCAGAACGGTGGCGCCACGTACGACCTGGTCGGATTTACGCGGGTCTACGCCCAGGTTCACGGCGACGTCGAAGGACTCGGTGAACTTGACGGCAGACAGCTCGGCCAGCAGGCTGGCAGCTTCTTCGAAGGTGTAGGCCTTGCCGGCTTCAACCTTGGCCGCGATGGCCTTTTGGCGCTTGGTCAACTTAGCCATTACACACCCTCCACGTTCAGGCCCATGCTACGAGCGGAGCCGGCGATGGTGCGCACGGCCGCATCCAGGTCAGCGGCAGTCAGATCGGCCTGCTTGGTCTTGGCGATCTCTTCCAGCTGAGCACGGGTAACGGTGCCTACTTTGACGGTGTTCGGACGAGCGGAGCCGCTGGTCAGGCCAGCGGCCTTCTTCAGCAGTACCGATGCCGGGGTGCTCTTGGTTTCAAAGGTGAAGCTGCGGTCGCTGTAAACGGTGATGATCACAGGAGTCGGCAGACCAGGTTCCATGCCCTGAGTCTTGGCGTTGAACGCCTTGCAGAATTCCATGATGTTCACGCCGTGCTGACCCAGAGCGGGACCGACGGGTGGCGACGGGTTTGCCTGACCGGCTTTAACCTGCAGCTTGATATAAGCCTGAATCTTCTTAGCCATTAGCTACTCCAATTTCGGGTTCGAACGCCTGACGGCTCCCCGAGGTTACTTACGCATTTATCCCAGTGACGACAAAACCCCGCAGCCTAAGGCTGCGGGGTGAGGGATGCTTATGTCAGTTATGCCTTTTCGACCTGACTGAACTCCAGCTCGACCGGGGTGGAGCGACCGAAGATGGTCACAGCAACCTGGATGCGGCTCTTCTCGTAATTCACTTCTTCGACCACGCCACCGAAATCGGCGAACGGACCATCGACAACACGAACCATCTCGCCCGGCTCGAACAGCGTCTTCGGCTTGGGCTTGTCACCACTGTCGGCAACACGACGCAGGATGGCTTCGGCTTCTTTTTCGGTGATCGGCGCCGGCTTGTCGGCAGTGCCACCAATGAAACCCATGACGCGCGGCGTATCCTTGATCAAGTGCCAAGTCGCCTCGTTCATTTCCATCTGCACCAGAACATAGCCAGGGAAGAACTTGCGCTCACTCTTGCGCTTCTGACCATTGCGCATCTCGACCACTTCTTCAGTGGGAACGAGAATCTCACCGAAGTCATCTTCCATGCCAGCCAGCTTCACGCGCTCGATGAGCGAGCGCATGACATGCTTCTCGTAACCCGAGTAAGCATGCACGACGTACCAACGCTTAGCCACGAGACACCCTTAACCAACAATCAGGGAAACAAGCCAACCGAGCAGGGAATCGAGCCCCCACAGCAGCAGCGCCATTACCAGAACCACTGCAACCACGATCAGAGTGGTCTGCATGGTCTCCTGGCGGGTCGGCCAAACAACTTTACGAATCTCGACGCGCGCTTCTTTCAGCAGCACCGCAAAGGCCTGACCACGAGCAGTCTGAAATGCCACGAACGCAGCAACAGCAGCCAACGCCACCAGACCCAGAACACGATACAGAACCGGCTCAGCAGAGAAGTACTGATTACCCACGACACCCACAGCAACCAGGGCAGCGACAACCAGCCACTTGACCAGATCAAAGCGAGAGTCTTTGGCTTCAGCCTTAACATTCATTCGAGAGGATCCTGTGAAAGACACGCCAGATTCGTTAGAAAATGGCAGGTCAGGAGGGAATCGAACCCCCAACCTGCGGTTTTGGAGACCGCCGCTCTGCCAATTGAGCTACTGACCTAAAGCAAAATCAGGCCGACCATTATGCCGGCCCGAGAGGAACAGATCAACCGATTACTCGATGATCTTGGCAACCACGCCGGCACCGACGGTACGACCGCCTTCGCGGATCGCGAAACGCAGGCCGTCTTCCATGGCGATCGGCTTGATCAGGGTAACAACCATCTTGATGTTGTCGCCCGGCATTACCATCTCAACGCCTTCCGGCAGTTCGCACGAACCGGTCACGTCAGTGGTACGGAAGTAGAACTGCGGACGGTAGCCCTTGAAGAACGGGGTGTGACGACCACCTTCTTCCTTGGACAGCACGTACACTTCAGCTTCGAACTTGGTGTGCGGCTTGATGGTGCCCGGCTTGGCCAGAACCTGACCACGCTCGACTTCATCACGCTTGGTGCCGCGCAGCAGCACGCCGCAGTTCTCACCAGCACGACCTTCGTCCAGCAGCTTGCGGAACATCTCAACGCCGGTGCAGGTGGTCTTGGTGGTCGGACGCAGACCAACGATTTCGATTTCTTCCTGGATTTTGACGATACCGCGCTCGACACGACCGGTTACTACAGTACCGCGGCCGGAGATCGAGAACACGTCTTCGATCGGCATCAGGAACGGACGATCGATGGCACGAACCGGCTCAGGAATGTAGGTATCCAGAGTCTCAACCAGCTTCTTGACGGCACTGGTGCCCAGCTCGTTGGTGTCTTCGCCGTTCAGCGCCATCAGCGCGGAGCCGATGATGATCGGAGTGTCGTCACCCGGGAAATCGTAGGTGCTCAGCAGGTCGCGAACTTCCATCTCGACCAGCTCCAGCAGCTCGGCGTCGTCAACCATGTCAGCCTTGTTCAGGAAGACAACGATGTACGGAACGCCAACCTGACGGGACAGCAGGATGTGCTCACGGGTTTGCGGCATGGGGCCGTCGGCAGCCGAGCAGACCAGGATCGCGCCGTCCATCTGGGCAGCACCGGTGATCATGTTCTTCACATAGTCAGCGTGACCCGGGCAGTCAACGTGCGCGTAGTGACGAATGTTGGAGTCGTACTCTACGTGCGCGGTGTTGATGGTGATACCACGAGCTTTTTCTTCCGGAGCGCTGTCGATCTTGTCGAAATCAACACGAGCCGAACCGAATACTTCGGAGCAGACGCGAGTCAGGGCAGCGGTCAGAGTGGTCTTACCGTGGTCAACGTGACCGATGGTGCCGACGTTGACGTGCGGTTTGTTACGTTCGAATTTCTCTTTAGCCATCTTGACCGTCTCCTAGCGAAGAATTGAGCAAGCCATGCCGCCATTAAAACAAAGGCAGATACTTTCATATCTGCCTTCATTAGATGGAGCTCATGAGCGGATTTGAACCGCTGACCTCACCCTT
Coding sequences:
- the rplJ gene encoding 50S ribosomal protein L10; the protein is MAIKLEDKKAIVAEVNEAAKAGLSAVVADARGVTVGAMTGLRKEAREAGVYVKVVRNTLLKRAVEGTQFDVLNDVFKGPTLIAFSNEHPGAAARLFKEFAKGQDKFEIKAAAFEGKYLAANQIDVLASLPTRDEGIAQLMSVIQGATSKLARTLAAIRDQKEAAAA
- the rpoB gene encoding DNA-directed RNA polymerase subunit beta, with the translated sequence MAYSYTEKKRIRKDFSKLPDVMDVPYLLAIQLDSYREFLQQGVSKEQFRDIGLHAAFKSVFPIISYSGNAALEYVGYRLGEPAFDVKECVLRGVTFAVPLRVKVRLIIFDKESSNKAIKDIKEQEVYMGEIPLMTENGTFVINGTERVIVSQLHRSPGVFFDHDRGKTHSSGKLLYSARIIPYRGSWLDFEFDPKDAVFVRIDRRRKLPASVLLRALGYSTEEVLDAFYDTNVFHVKNESLSLELVPQRLRGEVAVLDIKDASGKVIVEQGRRITARHINQLDKAGIKELEVPLDYVIGRTTAKAIVHPATGEIIAECNTELTADLLAKMAKANVVRFETLYTNDIDCGPFISDTLKIDSTTNQLEALVEIYRMMRPGEPPTKDAAETLFNNLFFSAERYDLSAVGRMKFNRRIGRTEIEGSGVLSKEDIVAVLKTLVDIRNGKGIVDDIDHLGNRRVRCVGEMAENQFRVGLVRVERAVKERLSMAESEGLMPQDLINAKPVAAAVKEFFGSSQLSQFMDQNNPLSEITHKRRVSALGPGGLTRERAGFEVRDVHPTHYGRVCPIETPEGPNIGLINSLAAYARTNQYGFLESPYRVVKEGKVTDEIVFLSAIEEADHVIAQASATLNDKGELVDELVAVRHLNEFTVKAPEDVTLMDVSPKQVVSVAASLIPFLEHDDANRALMGSNMQRQAVPTLRADKPLVGTGMERNVARDSGVCVVARRGGVIDSVDASRIVVRVNDDEVETGEAGVDIYNLTKYTRSNQNTCINQRPLVSKGDQVARGDIMADGPSTDMGELALGQNMRVAFMPWNGFNFEDSICLSERVVQEDRFTTIHIQELTCVARDTKLGPEEISSDIPNVGEAALNKLDEAGIVYVGAEVGPGDILVGKVTPKGETQLTPEEKLLRAIFGEKASDVKDTSLRVPTGTKGTVIDVQVFTRDGVERDSRALAIEKQQLDEIRKDLNEEFRIVEGATFERLRSALVGAIAEGGAGLKKGTAITDEFLDGLERGQWFKLRMADDALNEQLEKAQAYISDRRQMLDDKFEDKKRKLQQGDDLAPGVLKIVKVYLAIRRRIQPGDKMAGRHGNKGVVSVIMPVEDMPHDANGTPVDIVLNPLGVPSRMNVGQILETHLGLAAKGLGEKINRMLEEQRKVAELRKFLAEIYNEIGGRQENLDEFSDTEILELAKNLKGGVPMATAVFDGAKETEIKAMLKLADLPESGQMRLFDGRTGNQFERPTTVGYMYMLKLNHLVDDKMHARSTGSYSLVTQQPLGGKAQFGGQRFGEMEVWALEAYGAAYTLQEMLTVKSDDVNGRTKMYKNIVDGDHRMEPGMPESFNVLIKEIRSLGIDIDLETE
- the rplK gene encoding 50S ribosomal protein L11, which gives rise to MAKKIQAYIKLQVKAGQANPSPPVGPALGQHGVNIMEFCKAFNAKTQGMEPGLPTPVIITVYSDRSFTFETKSTPASVLLKKAAGLTSGSARPNTVKVGTVTRAQLEEIAKTKQADLTAADLDAAVRTIAGSARSMGLNVEGV
- the nusG gene encoding transcription termination/antitermination protein NusG, encoding MAKRWYVVHAYSGYEKHVMRSLIERVKLAGMEDDFGEILVPTEEVVEMRNGQKRKSERKFFPGYVLVQMEMNEATWHLIKDTPRVMGFIGGTADKPAPITEKEAEAILRRVADSGDKPKPKTLFEPGEMVRVVDGPFADFGGVVEEVNYEKSRIQVAVTIFGRSTPVELEFSQVEKA
- the tuf gene encoding elongation factor Tu encodes the protein MAKEKFERNKPHVNVGTIGHVDHGKTTLTAALTRVCSEVFGSARVDFDKIDSAPEEKARGITINTAHVEYDSNIRHYAHVDCPGHADYVKNMITGAAQMDGAILVCSAADGPMPQTREHILLSRQVGVPYIVVFLNKADMVDDAELLELVEMEVRDLLSTYDFPGDDTPIIIGSALMALNGEDTNELGTSAVKKLVETLDTYIPEPVRAIDRPFLMPIEDVFSISGRGTVVTGRVERGIVKIQEEIEIVGLRPTTKTTCTGVEMFRKLLDEGRAGENCGVLLRGTKRDEVERGQVLAKPGTIKPHTKFEAEVYVLSKEEGGRHTPFFKGYRPQFYFRTTDVTGSCELPEGVEMVMPGDNIKMVVTLIKPIAMEDGLRFAIREGGRTVGAGVVAKIIE
- the secE gene encoding preprotein translocase subunit SecE gives rise to the protein MNVKAEAKDSRFDLVKWLVVAALVAVGVVGNQYFSAEPVLYRVLGLVALAAVAAFVAFQTARGQAFAVLLKEARVEIRKVVWPTRQETMQTTLIVVAVVLVMALLLWGLDSLLGWLVSLIVG
- the rplL gene encoding 50S ribosomal protein L7/L12 yields the protein MSLTNEQIIEAIGQKSVMEIVELIKAMEETFGVTAAAAVAAGPAAGAAAAVEEQTEFNVVLAEAGDKKVNVIKAVRELTGLGLKEAKEKVDTAPQVIAEGLTKEAAEDAKKKLEEAGAKVELK
- the rplA gene encoding 50S ribosomal protein L1; the encoded protein is MAKLTKRQKAIAAKVEAGKAYTFEEAASLLAELSAVKFTESFDVAVNLGVDPRKSDQVVRGATVLPNGTGKTVRVAVFTQGPGAEAALAAGADKVGMDDLAAEMKAGDLNYDVVIASPDAMRVVGQLGQVLGPRGLMPNPKVGTVTPDVATAVKNAKAGQVRFRTDKNGIIHTSVGKVGFEAAALKQNVEALLSDLKRLKPSTSKGIYVKRVTLSTTMGPGLIIDQASLDA